The Lutibacter profundi region AAATAGGAATACCCACCTAAATCTATAAGTTGATTTTATAAACCATAGTAGCTCTACAGTAGTAATTTTAGGGATGTTTATTGTACTATGTAGCAGGTTTTTTTTAACTAGTTGAGGATTGGAATAGCAAATTAATCCTTTTTTCATCCCAATTTTTGCCACTAAATTTATAAAAAAATCAAAACTAACCTTTCGTTTTGTCAATTCACTAAATGATGTAATTACCGAGGCGTGAATACCACCTATATTTGAAGACATTAGCCAAGTAGGATACTCACATTTTTTATTTACGTTTATAAATGGTGTATCTTCTACATAACCTATTCTAGCATCAATAAAATTTTCAGATGAAGTATTGTATGAAGCCATTAACAGTTGGTGTTTAAATATGTGCTTCCAAGCTTCTATATTCATTTCATTTTCTAATTCAATGTGACACCATCCAATAAATTGGGTTGGGTACTTGCCTGCGAGTGTTACCATAACCTCTTGAATGCTACCCTCTAAATCATTCAATCTTAATTGATTACCACTATTAATGATTTTAACTACTCGATTATTTTTATGAAAAACAAGTATCACTTTTTAAGGATAGATTTATAATAATTTATGTTTTTAGCTCCGATAACTTCTAAAGAGAAAAATTGATGTATTCTTTCCTTAGCATTTATACCAAAGGTAGCGTTTAACTCTTTATTTTCTAGTAGTTGTAGAATCTTATCTGCATACAATTGATGCGCTACAGGATTTTCAGTAAAACCAGTTTTGCCATCAATCATTAATTCATTTGCCCAACCAATATTAGATGTCACCAACCCTTTCCTCATAGCCATAGCCTCTAGCCAAGTCATTGGAAATGCCTCTGCAAAACTAGGTAATACAATAACGTTAGCCTTCCTAATATGTTCTTTTACTTTCTCATAGGGCACATGATTTATATGTATCACATTTTGTTTCGCTTCGGAAGATAATTTAGTCATAAACAATTCTAAAGTAGATTTATTTTCAAAAATATCTATCACATCTTTCCCCAACAGTGTTAATTGCGTACTTGGTCTTTTTTCTACGACTTTATTAAAAATTTTAGCCAGTTCTAATACTCCCTTTTTTCGAATAACAGAACCAAAGTATAAAATAGTCTCTCCCAATTCTTCTTCAAAATAAAAAGTGTTTTGCCTGTTATAAAACTGGGTAGTATTAATACCATTATATATTACCTTGATTGCTGTTTTAATATTGAAAATTCGTTTTGTTTCTAGAGCTGTAAATTCACTTACAGATGCTATATAATCAGCTGATTTTAAAGCAACTTTTTCAAAGAAATAATTTTTAATCTTTTGCTTTCTTCCTTCAAGTTTACAAAAATAAGCGTCAGTTCCGTGCAACCGGATTAATAGCGGACATCTGAATTTTATAAATGCTGTAATTCCTGTCCAATCTGGCGCTTCTATTAAGTCAATTTGATTCACTTTAATT contains the following coding sequences:
- a CDS encoding glycosyltransferase family 4 protein, whose protein sequence is MKIAFLTPEYPHPKTSHSAGIGSSIKNLAVELLQNNHRVTVFVYSEDSNEIFEDNGISIHKIGYKKYPMLSWYLYRKQLQNYINNIIKVNQIDLIEAPDWTGITAFIKFRCPLLIRLHGTDAYFCKLEGRKQKIKNYFFEKVALKSADYIASVSEFTALETKRIFNIKTAIKVIYNGINTTQFYNRQNTFYFEEELGETILYFGSVIRKKGVLELAKIFNKVVEKRPSTQLTLLGKDVIDIFENKSTLELFMTKLSSEAKQNVIHINHVPYEKVKEHIRKANVIVLPSFAEAFPMTWLEAMAMRKGLVTSNIGWANELMIDGKTGFTENPVAHQLYADKILQLLENKELNATFGINAKERIHQFFSLEVIGAKNINYYKSILKK